One window of the Runella slithyformis DSM 19594 genome contains the following:
- a CDS encoding alpha/beta fold hydrolase, producing MKKNLLFAFLLLLTSLLTKAQSEGWAICNSGANLYFKIVGSGSHVLVVSDVGNSSDYLKDLIKKLSETNRVVYYDPRATGKSRLPVIHDSTVNFAKAVADIEALRMVLRIPKWSVIGHGFGAKIACAYASQAGGHLAQLVLINPASMVTNRNAMVNGYFDSFDEYEFSTMLSQKAVNRRFEDLQHRLQTQIMPTDSVARAKEIMKFQAGTYVHDTLHESIAADFLYEKVRNISVKSRVSNIFVPDPFDCITVLQQRNIPVQVILSRQRYELAGLVNYWKNSVPGAKISIVEKAHHFPWLDNPSAFYAQVTPFLQHFVEETYVSPKKVSRPVGRGNQRRKRY from the coding sequence ATGAAAAAAAATCTACTCTTTGCCTTTCTTTTATTATTGACTTCGTTGCTTACAAAAGCCCAAAGTGAAGGGTGGGCTATTTGTAACAGCGGAGCCAATTTGTATTTCAAGATTGTCGGGAGCGGTAGCCATGTGCTGGTGGTGAGTGATGTTGGCAATTCGTCAGATTACTTAAAAGACCTCATTAAAAAACTTTCGGAAACAAACCGTGTTGTGTATTATGACCCACGGGCTACGGGTAAAAGCCGACTTCCGGTGATACATGATTCAACCGTCAATTTTGCCAAAGCTGTCGCAGATATTGAGGCCCTGCGCATGGTATTGAGGATACCCAAATGGTCGGTAATTGGGCATGGATTTGGAGCTAAAATTGCCTGTGCGTATGCTTCGCAGGCGGGAGGGCATTTGGCTCAATTGGTATTGATCAATCCTGCTTCTATGGTCACGAACAGAAATGCCATGGTCAACGGGTATTTTGACAGTTTTGACGAGTATGAGTTTTCGACAATGCTTTCTCAGAAAGCAGTCAATCGCCGTTTTGAGGACTTGCAGCACCGTCTCCAAACGCAGATTATGCCCACCGATTCCGTGGCACGCGCCAAAGAAATTATGAAGTTCCAGGCAGGTACTTATGTACACGATACGCTTCATGAGTCGATTGCGGCCGATTTTTTGTACGAGAAAGTACGAAATATAAGCGTTAAAAGCCGAGTCAGTAATATATTTGTTCCCGACCCATTTGATTGTATTACGGTTTTGCAGCAACGAAATATACCCGTACAGGTGATTCTTTCCCGGCAGCGCTACGAGCTGGCCGGATTGGTCAATTACTGGAAAAATTCGGTTCCGGGGGCGAAAATCAGTATTGTTGAGAAAGCGCATCATTTTCCTTGGTTAGACAATCCTTCCGCATTTTATGCGCAGGTAACTCCATTTTTGCAACATTTTGTAGAAGAAACATATGTCAGCCCAAAAAAAGTTAGTCGTCCTGTCGGGCGCGGGAATCAGCGCCGAAAGCGGTATTAA
- a CDS encoding class I SAM-dependent methyltransferase: MNTTLKKNVEEFNRNVDENGGFLYTTNAQFSSHVANKRISDEIFKLIKPHYKTLVDIGCGDGTYTYNIKQNFPHLEVHGFDPADTAIQIAKNKYPSVTFETINLLDDSLPIPSKKYDAAVIRGVLHHLSDQQKAITNAFKFADNIIIMEPNGNNPILKLIEKTSRYHIEHEEQSFYEWQLKRWIKNSGGQITTWEYVGYVPFFFPTLPAKIIYFFQPFLEKIPVLKHIFSAQFIISCTKKK; encoded by the coding sequence ATGAATACGACACTAAAAAAAAACGTAGAAGAATTCAATCGTAATGTTGATGAAAATGGTGGCTTTCTTTACACAACCAATGCCCAATTCTCATCGCATGTAGCCAACAAGCGGATTTCTGATGAAATCTTTAAACTCATTAAACCTCACTATAAAACACTGGTAGATATCGGTTGCGGTGACGGCACCTACACCTACAATATTAAGCAAAACTTCCCCCATTTGGAAGTACATGGCTTTGATCCCGCTGATACTGCTATTCAAATTGCCAAAAACAAATACCCAAGTGTAACGTTTGAAACCATTAACTTACTCGATGACAGCCTCCCTATTCCGTCAAAAAAATATGATGCAGCGGTGATTCGAGGAGTGCTCCACCATCTTTCTGACCAACAAAAAGCAATTACCAATGCTTTTAAATTTGCCGACAATATCATTATCATGGAGCCCAACGGCAATAATCCCATCCTTAAATTGATTGAAAAAACCTCTCGCTATCACATTGAGCACGAAGAGCAGTCTTTTTATGAATGGCAGTTGAAACGTTGGATTAAGAATTCCGGAGGACAAATAACCACTTGGGAGTATGTGGGATATGTACCCTTTTTCTTTCCAACGCTGCCTGCCAAAATAATTTATTTCTTCCAGCCGTTTTTGGAAAAAATTCCTGTCCTTAAACATATTTTTTCGGCACAGTTTATTATCTCCTGCACAAAAAAAAAGTAA
- the folD gene encoding bifunctional methylenetetrahydrofolate dehydrogenase/methenyltetrahydrofolate cyclohydrolase FolD — protein MQLLDGKKLSAEVKAEIKAEVDRIKAAGGKTPHLAAILVGNNGASETYVASKIKSCEEIGFKSTLISLPDTTSEEELLSHIQDLNFDEDVDGFIVQLPLPAHISENTIMEAVAPEKDVDGFHPINVGRMCKGLPAYISATPYGILEMLERYKIQTAGKHCVVVGRSQIVGLPMSILMQRNAYPGNCTVTICHSRTHNLKEVCQSADILIAALGRPEFITADYVKEGAVVIDVGITRVPDAAKKSGFAIKGDVKFDEVAPKAGYITPVPGGVGLMTICGLLTNTLLSSKKAIFK, from the coding sequence ATGCAACTTTTAGACGGTAAAAAACTCTCTGCGGAAGTAAAGGCAGAAATCAAGGCAGAAGTAGACAGAATAAAGGCCGCAGGCGGAAAAACCCCGCATCTTGCGGCTATTTTGGTGGGTAATAACGGTGCCAGCGAAACTTACGTAGCTTCCAAGATCAAAAGCTGCGAAGAGATCGGCTTTAAATCAACGCTCATCAGCTTGCCCGATACAACCTCCGAGGAAGAATTGCTTTCGCATATTCAGGATTTGAATTTTGACGAAGATGTTGACGGCTTTATTGTGCAATTGCCGCTGCCCGCGCATATTTCAGAAAATACGATTATGGAAGCCGTAGCGCCCGAAAAAGACGTCGACGGTTTTCACCCCATCAACGTCGGGCGCATGTGCAAAGGATTGCCTGCCTACATTTCGGCCACTCCTTACGGAATCCTGGAAATGCTCGAACGCTATAAGATTCAGACCGCCGGCAAGCATTGCGTGGTGGTAGGGCGCAGCCAAATCGTAGGCTTACCCATGAGCATATTGATGCAGCGTAACGCCTATCCCGGCAATTGTACCGTGACGATTTGCCACAGCCGTACCCACAACCTGAAAGAGGTGTGTCAAAGTGCGGATATTTTGATTGCAGCGTTGGGGCGTCCCGAATTTATTACGGCCGATTACGTCAAAGAAGGTGCCGTGGTAATCGACGTAGGTATTACCCGCGTGCCCGATGCGGCCAAAAAAAGCGGTTTTGCCATCAAAGGGGATGTCAAATTTGACGAGGTGGCGCCCAAGGCGGGGTATATTACGCCCGTGCCGGGTGGGGTAGGCCTGATGACCATTTGCGGCTTGCTGACAAACACGCTGTTATCTTCCAAAAAAGCGATTTTTAAATAA
- a CDS encoding OmpA family protein: protein MNRLLWCLLLISTTIQTNAQRAGVYQFERNLEEESGKLPPLKVLKEEGIFQQDVLPELKNVKRSVYVFDKNCGLQFDNRAANGFLKDSYTIEIYFKFAALDSWKRVIDFKNRKSDNGCYIYDGKLNFYNFALGTRAPVRANEYTHYVISRNGKTKQLKMYVDGEAKVEFTDQNDEGVIDEDGVLNFFYDDLIVKEEASAGSVAMIKLFDFVVVPTEVKRSFIKLSESVLKKQTVAPITVAPAPLPVAQTNPPVVANERSLKETSLVLSGQVQNETTRQPVKQPTILVFNKNNVEKHRLKGTDEGLFKIAGEVGQDLYFMVEADGFFPSSIHYTAKELTEKSKNGTIFTLKPVMVSESIVLNNIRFAQGKPELLPESAEDLNRLWMFMRDNPSAEIELQGHTDNLGNFDLNLELSRQRVEAVKAFLISKGIVDQRISGRGFGSTRPVANNNREETRQLNRRVEFIIKKLK from the coding sequence ATGAATCGGCTTCTTTGGTGTTTACTTCTTATATCGACAACGATACAAACCAACGCCCAACGGGCAGGTGTATATCAGTTTGAGCGAAATTTGGAGGAAGAATCAGGGAAGCTCCCCCCACTGAAGGTGTTGAAAGAAGAAGGCATATTTCAGCAGGACGTCCTTCCCGAACTCAAAAATGTCAAACGCTCGGTCTATGTTTTTGACAAAAATTGCGGGCTTCAATTTGACAACCGCGCCGCCAACGGCTTTCTGAAAGACTCCTACACCATTGAAATCTACTTCAAATTTGCGGCTTTGGATAGCTGGAAACGGGTTATTGATTTCAAAAACCGCAAATCTGACAATGGCTGTTATATATATGACGGGAAGCTCAACTTCTACAATTTTGCATTAGGCACCCGTGCGCCCGTACGCGCCAACGAGTATACGCATTACGTAATTTCCCGAAATGGCAAAACCAAACAGCTTAAAATGTACGTAGACGGGGAAGCTAAAGTGGAATTTACGGATCAAAACGATGAAGGTGTAATTGACGAAGACGGAGTATTAAACTTTTTTTATGACGACCTGATCGTCAAAGAAGAAGCTAGTGCCGGGTCAGTAGCCATGATCAAACTATTTGATTTTGTGGTCGTACCTACCGAAGTAAAAAGGAGTTTCATTAAACTGAGTGAATCCGTTCTGAAAAAACAGACCGTTGCCCCCATCACCGTTGCCCCTGCTCCTCTTCCTGTTGCTCAAACGAACCCGCCTGTCGTTGCAAACGAACGGTCTTTAAAAGAAACTTCGTTGGTACTGAGTGGCCAGGTGCAGAACGAAACAACCCGACAGCCCGTCAAACAGCCGACAATATTGGTCTTTAATAAAAACAATGTAGAAAAACATCGCCTGAAAGGGACTGACGAAGGGTTGTTTAAAATTGCAGGTGAGGTAGGGCAAGACCTCTATTTTATGGTCGAAGCGGATGGCTTTTTTCCTTCAAGTATCCATTATACGGCCAAAGAGTTGACCGAAAAATCAAAAAACGGCACTATTTTTACCCTAAAGCCCGTTATGGTCAGTGAAAGTATTGTACTAAACAATATCCGTTTTGCACAGGGAAAGCCTGAATTGCTTCCTGAATCAGCGGAAGATTTAAATCGTTTATGGATGTTTATGCGCGATAATCCTTCGGCAGAGATTGAATTGCAGGGGCATACTGACAACTTAGGCAATTTTGACCTCAATTTGGAATTATCCAGGCAGCGCGTGGAAGCGGTCAAAGCTTTTTTGATATCCAAGGGAATTGTCGACCAACGCATCAGCGGGCGGGGCTTTGGCTCCACGCGCCCCGTGGCCAACAATAACCGGGAAGAGACCCGTCAATTGAATCGGAGGGTTGAGTTCATCATAAAAAAATTGAAATGA
- a CDS encoding glycosyltransferase family 39 protein, producing the protein MEKLNRSIIGVTMILALAFCLRVYHSGTYGIYLDEKYTMIISQGIVMEGANQKEVFFTPGKTVFTPAEFWKKKNLSDFIEANIRGDIGNSPVYYGVLWVWMKIFGLSDFSARFPSVLFSTLIVLLLYVFVKRHFKSESLALISAFLAAIEPFFVAYSHMARNYSMSFFLTLLATHLFLLIVQKQRESKPTWKLLIAYGFTLTVSVLSHYLTVTVFMCHGLYVLLYVRPLVVWRTYLITAVAGLAMVSLWFIYGGGKYTFQTLAYQAQLYKSVSLTNPLNNEFGEVLPATLVNVANKSLPVWADLFIISNGLGQLSTLGIRNLAIAFFFGIIAVGIFHRFRRKEKIPPAVLIVYPLLFLAGLPLFTVPNLQLVVAAALPSFVYILAFGIRHYTTKKQQPLMVFLFILTLFPTLFLILMAFKNGHTYGITQRYSGFSFPYAVILIAFMVKELSEIPMIFRSVLAMTILLQFFFITRLLNAIYLDKAPKYTYFYIPRGPNPHYAAAQQIKKLYQPGDTVVYPSRRLYFRDDIEKTYWPYSIQDAQLTNLYLPKDAGYVQRMDTTEVDKIKLVKAGSRQEIVLFDLKGKTHRY; encoded by the coding sequence ATGGAGAAATTGAATCGCTCGATCATAGGTGTTACTATGATATTGGCGCTGGCTTTTTGTCTGAGAGTCTATCATTCCGGAACGTACGGCATCTATTTGGATGAAAAATACACCATGATAATTTCGCAGGGAATTGTCATGGAAGGAGCCAACCAAAAAGAGGTGTTTTTCACGCCCGGCAAAACGGTTTTTACCCCCGCTGAATTTTGGAAGAAAAAAAATCTGAGTGATTTTATTGAGGCCAATATCAGGGGCGATATCGGCAACAGCCCCGTCTATTATGGCGTGTTGTGGGTATGGATGAAGATTTTTGGCCTCAGTGATTTTTCGGCACGTTTTCCTTCCGTTCTTTTCAGTACGCTTATCGTGTTGCTCTTATATGTATTTGTAAAACGCCATTTTAAATCGGAATCTCTGGCGTTGATCAGCGCATTTTTGGCCGCAATTGAACCCTTTTTCGTCGCCTACAGCCACATGGCGCGAAATTATTCGATGAGTTTTTTTCTCACGTTGCTCGCTACCCATCTGTTTTTACTGATTGTGCAAAAGCAACGCGAAAGCAAACCGACGTGGAAGCTCCTTATAGCTTATGGATTCACGCTGACTGTCTCTGTTTTGTCTCATTACCTGACCGTTACGGTTTTTATGTGTCATGGTTTATATGTGTTGTTGTATGTTCGTCCCCTTGTTGTTTGGAGAACGTACTTAATAACGGCAGTGGCAGGACTGGCGATGGTTTCATTGTGGTTTATATATGGCGGTGGAAAATATACCTTTCAAACGCTGGCGTATCAGGCACAACTTTACAAAAGTGTATCCCTGACGAATCCGTTAAATAATGAATTCGGTGAGGTTTTACCGGCAACCTTGGTCAATGTTGCCAATAAATCTCTGCCGGTGTGGGCAGATCTTTTTATCATATCCAATGGATTGGGACAACTAAGTACCCTGGGTATCCGTAATCTTGCCATTGCCTTTTTCTTCGGCATTATTGCCGTTGGGATATTTCATCGATTTCGCCGAAAAGAAAAGATTCCACCCGCTGTCCTGATTGTTTATCCTTTACTGTTTTTAGCAGGTCTGCCTTTGTTTACGGTACCAAATTTGCAATTGGTCGTTGCTGCCGCGTTGCCGTCGTTCGTTTATATTTTAGCGTTCGGTATTCGTCACTATACAACAAAAAAGCAGCAACCCCTGATGGTGTTTCTGTTCATTCTGACTTTGTTTCCAACCCTGTTCCTGATTTTAATGGCTTTTAAAAATGGGCATACCTACGGGATTACCCAGCGTTATTCGGGCTTTTCGTTTCCTTATGCGGTTATTCTTATTGCCTTCATGGTTAAGGAATTAAGCGAAATCCCGATGATATTTAGAAGTGTGTTGGCAATGACCATATTACTCCAGTTCTTTTTTATTACCCGACTGCTCAACGCTATTTACCTAGACAAAGCCCCAAAATATACTTACTTTTATATCCCTCGCGGACCCAATCCTCACTACGCTGCCGCGCAACAGATCAAGAAACTTTACCAACCGGGCGATACCGTTGTGTACCCTTCCCGCCGCCTTTATTTTCGGGATGATATTGAAAAAACCTATTGGCCTTATTCCATACAGGATGCGCAATTAACAAACCTTTATTTACCAAAAGACGCCGGTTATGTCCAACGGATGGACACCACAGAAGTTGATAAAATAAAATTAGTAAAAGCCGGGTCGCGACAGGAAATCGTCCTTTTTGATTTGAAAGGGAAAACCCATCGGTATTAA
- a CDS encoding class I SAM-dependent methyltransferase: MPSDYIPALKYHFLTPLYDGFIRLTMPEQKVKTRLIRQAGIQKGETLLDFGCGTATLMLLAEELHPDCTIFGLDIDSQILAVATKKVTLKNSSIQLKEFDGTTIPFPDGTFDKVLSSWVFHHLTTAQKNNAFREIYRVLKPGGELHIADWGKAENILMRFLFFVVQLADNFYTTNDNIKGKIPHLLEKEGFQTIEWKGNQSTLFGTLAFLKAVKSKFG, from the coding sequence ATGCCATCTGATTATATTCCCGCCCTTAAATACCATTTTCTGACGCCGCTCTATGACGGATTTATCCGTCTCACCATGCCTGAACAAAAGGTGAAAACGCGACTGATCCGACAGGCGGGTATTCAAAAAGGGGAAACACTGCTGGATTTCGGCTGCGGAACGGCTACCCTGATGCTTTTGGCGGAAGAATTGCACCCGGATTGTACCATTTTTGGGTTAGATATTGATTCTCAAATACTTGCCGTTGCCACTAAAAAAGTAACGCTGAAAAATTCGTCGATTCAATTGAAGGAGTTTGACGGAACAACCATTCCCTTCCCGGACGGTACGTTTGATAAAGTGCTGTCTTCGTGGGTATTTCACCATCTGACCACCGCGCAGAAAAACAACGCTTTTCGCGAAATATATCGTGTGCTCAAACCCGGCGGTGAACTGCACATTGCCGATTGGGGTAAAGCTGAAAACATCCTGATGCGCTTTCTGTTTTTTGTGGTGCAGCTGGCAGATAATTTTTATACCACCAACGATAATATAAAAGGAAAAATCCCTCACTTGCTCGAAAAAGAGGGATTTCAAACAATTGAGTGGAAAGGAAATCAGTCTACGCTGTTCGGAACTCTGGCTTTTTTGAAAGCCGTTAAAAGTAAATTCGGCTAG
- the menD gene encoding 2-succinyl-5-enolpyruvyl-6-hydroxy-3-cyclohexene-1-carboxylic-acid synthase has product MLLQPINNIAEICARKGVKNVVISPGSRSAALTLAFARHRGIQTKVIPDERTAGFVGLGMAQYSRQTVALICTSGSAAYNLAPAVVEAFFQEIPLLVFTADRPKEWIHQQDGQTIYQNELYGKHVKKSFELPADYAHPDANWYIERVLNEAINLSQTAPKGPVHINVPIREPFYPLADEKITYDRHVKLVERLAAEPTLATDTWHRLQNEFENANRVLIAVGQLPPSPSLWAILKEFSEEMGVPVLGDIISNVPANETFIRQHDVFLRGKNEVLLTALEPDLLITVGDSFISKNFKLFLRNHAPARHWHIKTTEQLIDTFQTITTQIPVEPTYFFQKMLEDLDYRQFVQNDSDDNGRAAYREAWLGADRQGKRSIYRFLRQETRWNEFALVRTILDNLPENSVLHLANSMPVRYANLLGLSQSAEVFANRGTSGIDGCTSTALGAALMTDKPVFILTGDVAFFYDRNALWHPHIPKNLRTVVFNNAGGNIFRLIDGPSAQPELEQYFETRHSTTARHTAEDAGLDYYSIKEGEDFLTVWQAFIAPDSHAKLLEIFTDPVRNGEVFEAYRKSATA; this is encoded by the coding sequence GCGGTATACAAACCAAAGTCATTCCCGATGAACGTACGGCAGGTTTTGTCGGTCTGGGGATGGCCCAATACAGTCGGCAAACCGTGGCGCTGATCTGCACTTCCGGCAGTGCGGCTTACAACCTGGCACCTGCCGTAGTAGAGGCGTTTTTTCAGGAAATTCCGTTGTTGGTTTTCACTGCCGACCGCCCCAAAGAATGGATCCATCAGCAGGATGGCCAAACCATCTATCAGAACGAATTGTACGGTAAACACGTCAAAAAGTCGTTTGAATTACCGGCTGATTATGCGCATCCCGATGCCAATTGGTACATAGAGCGCGTTTTGAATGAAGCCATCAACCTGTCACAAACCGCTCCCAAAGGCCCGGTGCACATTAACGTGCCCATTCGGGAGCCGTTTTATCCCTTGGCCGACGAAAAAATCACGTACGACCGTCATGTAAAGTTGGTCGAGCGGCTTGCTGCAGAACCCACCCTGGCAACTGATACCTGGCACCGATTGCAAAATGAGTTTGAGAATGCCAACCGCGTACTCATCGCTGTGGGCCAATTGCCACCTTCACCGTCGCTTTGGGCGATCTTAAAAGAATTCAGCGAAGAAATGGGCGTGCCGGTATTGGGAGATATTATTTCCAATGTCCCGGCCAATGAAACGTTTATACGGCAACACGATGTTTTTTTACGGGGGAAAAATGAAGTATTACTGACCGCTCTCGAACCCGATCTGCTGATTACGGTCGGTGATTCATTCATCTCCAAAAACTTCAAGCTTTTTCTGCGCAACCACGCTCCTGCCCGGCATTGGCACATTAAAACGACCGAACAGCTGATTGATACGTTTCAAACGATTACCACGCAAATTCCCGTTGAACCGACGTATTTCTTTCAAAAAATGCTGGAAGATCTCGATTACCGGCAATTTGTCCAAAACGATTCTGACGACAACGGACGCGCGGCCTACCGGGAAGCATGGCTCGGGGCCGACCGTCAGGGAAAAAGAAGCATATACCGATTTTTACGGCAGGAAACCCGTTGGAATGAATTTGCATTGGTCCGTACAATCCTGGACAATTTGCCTGAAAACAGTGTGCTTCACCTGGCCAACTCGATGCCGGTGCGCTACGCCAATCTGCTCGGACTTTCACAATCGGCCGAAGTCTTTGCCAATCGCGGGACGAGCGGCATTGACGGCTGCACAAGTACGGCGTTGGGGGCCGCGTTGATGACCGACAAACCCGTTTTCATTCTCACGGGCGACGTGGCTTTTTTCTACGACCGCAACGCGCTTTGGCACCCGCACATTCCCAAAAACCTCCGCACCGTAGTGTTTAATAACGCGGGGGGGAATATTTTCCGACTCATCGACGGTCCGTCGGCACAGCCCGAACTGGAGCAATATTTTGAAACCCGCCACAGCACCACGGCCCGACATACCGCCGAAGATGCCGGATTGGACTATTATTCGATAAAAGAAGGCGAAGATTTTCTAACGGTTTGGCAGGCATTTATTGCGCCCGACAGCCATGCAAAATTACTGGAGATTTTCACTGACCCCGTACGAAACGGGGAGGTTTTTGAAGCCTACCGAAAAAGCGCGACTGCCTAG
- a CDS encoding SIR2 family NAD-dependent protein deacylase translates to MSAQKKLVVLSGAGISAESGIKTFRDSDGLWEGHSIEDVATPQGWQRNPQLVLDFYNERRKQGLTAQPNAAHLILAELEKYFDVQIITQNVDNLHEKAGSTKVLHLHGELYKSRSTKDPSLVYDVKGWELKLGDKCELGSQLRPNIVWFQEEVPMMVPAVEMAEQAEIFIVVGTSLVVYPAAGLVYYVPPRVPIFVVDPKTPEMSGSTKYVTFIPEKATVGMTMLRDKLLKEYL, encoded by the coding sequence ATGTCAGCCCAAAAAAAGTTAGTCGTCCTGTCGGGCGCGGGAATCAGCGCCGAAAGCGGTATTAAAACATTTCGCGATTCGGATGGGCTCTGGGAAGGACACAGCATTGAAGATGTGGCCACTCCTCAGGGCTGGCAACGAAACCCTCAATTGGTATTGGATTTTTACAATGAACGCCGTAAACAGGGACTGACGGCGCAGCCCAACGCGGCGCATCTGATTCTGGCGGAGCTGGAAAAGTACTTCGATGTGCAGATTATTACGCAAAACGTGGATAATCTTCATGAAAAGGCAGGCTCGACCAAAGTCCTTCATTTACACGGCGAATTATATAAATCGCGCAGTACCAAAGACCCGTCGTTGGTTTATGATGTGAAGGGATGGGAGCTCAAATTAGGCGATAAATGTGAATTGGGCAGTCAGCTGCGTCCTAATATTGTGTGGTTTCAGGAAGAAGTCCCCATGATGGTCCCCGCTGTAGAAATGGCCGAACAGGCCGAGATTTTCATCGTTGTCGGTACCTCCCTGGTGGTGTATCCGGCCGCCGGACTGGTGTATTATGTGCCTCCCAGGGTGCCTATTTTTGTGGTAGACCCCAAAACGCCGGAGATGTCAGGCAGTACGAAATACGTCACGTTCATTCCCGAAAAAGCCACGGTGGGCATGACCATGCTGAGAGATAAACTGTTGAAAGAATACCTATGA
- a CDS encoding acyl-CoA desaturase, giving the protein MYILVFFVAHWYLSLLMQTFFLHRYAAHKMFTMSPFWEKFFYTLTFIFQGSSFLSPYAYGVMHRLHHAYADTEEDPHSPSFSSSLMDMMWKTKNYYNNILHREDTIPAKFKKDVPHWAFIERLGDYWFIRIAWGTLYVLFYIQFATAWWMFLLLPIHFLMGPVHGVIINWYAHKYGYTNFKVNDTAKNLLPFDFLMMGESYHNNHHKLGGRANFGVKWHEFDPTYPFILFLNATGIIKLKRNNDLNYMPQ; this is encoded by the coding sequence ATGTACATTCTTGTATTTTTCGTAGCCCATTGGTATTTATCACTCCTGATGCAAACCTTCTTTCTGCATCGTTATGCCGCTCACAAAATGTTTACCATGAGTCCGTTCTGGGAGAAGTTTTTTTATACCCTTACCTTTATATTTCAAGGCTCTTCTTTTCTAAGCCCCTACGCGTACGGCGTTATGCACCGCCTGCACCACGCCTATGCTGATACCGAAGAAGACCCACACTCACCGAGTTTTTCGTCGAGTTTGATGGATATGATGTGGAAAACAAAGAACTACTACAACAATATCCTTCACCGCGAAGATACAATTCCTGCCAAATTTAAGAAGGATGTTCCGCACTGGGCGTTCATCGAACGATTGGGTGACTATTGGTTTATCCGCATTGCTTGGGGGACATTATACGTTTTATTTTACATTCAGTTCGCTACGGCCTGGTGGATGTTTTTGCTGCTGCCCATTCACTTCCTGATGGGCCCCGTTCACGGGGTGATCATCAACTGGTATGCCCACAAATACGGCTATACAAATTTCAAAGTCAACGACACCGCCAAAAACCTGCTGCCCTTTGACTTTCTGATGATGGGCGAATCGTACCACAACAACCACCATAAACTGGGAGGACGTGCCAACTTCGGTGTAAAATGGCACGAATTTGATCCAACGTATCCGTTCATTTTATTCCTCAATGCCACCGGGATCATCAAACTGAAACGAAACAACGACCTCAACTATATGCCTCAGTAA